Proteins encoded by one window of Sphingomonas ginkgonis:
- a CDS encoding IclR family transcriptional regulator — protein MEEPPKYRAPALQKGLAILETLAHSQEPMSMSDISSALSRSRNEIFRMLQVLEDMHYITKDTAGGYTLTNRLFALGMQQPPVRDLLDHALPHMHRLSEALDQSCHLGVASGSEMVVIARVEAPGMLGFAVRVGYRRPLHLSASGQVIAAFQPEPVLEQMVGDMKRAGETVGRKPLEKLLAPIRAQGHLVRESEVVNAVVDLSAPILVHDFAVAALTVPFMRGAGVKIDEAAATDLLCRTAETISHELEGTRIA, from the coding sequence ATGGAGGAGCCACCGAAGTATCGCGCGCCGGCGCTGCAGAAGGGGCTCGCCATCCTCGAGACGCTCGCTCATTCCCAGGAGCCGATGAGCATGTCCGACATTTCGTCGGCGCTGTCGCGGTCGCGCAACGAGATCTTCCGCATGCTCCAGGTGCTCGAGGACATGCACTATATCACCAAGGACACGGCGGGGGGCTACACGCTGACCAACCGGCTTTTCGCGCTGGGGATGCAGCAGCCGCCGGTGCGCGACCTGCTCGACCATGCGCTGCCGCACATGCATCGCCTGTCCGAGGCGCTCGACCAGTCGTGTCACCTCGGCGTGGCATCGGGCAGCGAGATGGTGGTAATCGCGCGGGTCGAAGCGCCGGGCATGCTCGGCTTCGCGGTGCGCGTCGGCTATCGCCGGCCGCTGCACCTGTCGGCGTCGGGGCAGGTGATCGCCGCCTTCCAGCCGGAGCCGGTGCTCGAGCAGATGGTCGGCGACATGAAGCGGGCGGGCGAGACGGTCGGGCGCAAGCCGCTCGAGAAGCTGCTCGCCCCGATCCGCGCGCAAGGCCATCTGGTGCGTGAAAGCGAGGTGGTGAACGCGGTGGTCGACCTGTCGGCGCCGATCCTCGTCCACGACTTCGCGGTGGCCGCGCTGACGGTGCCGTTCATGCGCGGCGCGGGGGTGAAGATCGACGAGGCGGCGGCGACCGACCTGCTGTGCCGGACGGCCGAGACGATCAGCCACGAGCTGGAAGGGACGCGGATCGCCTAG
- a CDS encoding UxaA family hydrolase, whose product MNAILLHPADNILVAIAPIGPGEPILLDGEAVPAAEAIDVGHKLARRPLSAGEKVVKYGVSIGSMTVAAERGAHVHLHNMKSDYIASHARDTLERSTHP is encoded by the coding sequence GTGAACGCCATCCTGCTCCACCCGGCCGACAACATCCTGGTCGCCATCGCGCCGATCGGCCCCGGCGAGCCGATCCTGCTGGACGGTGAAGCGGTCCCCGCGGCCGAGGCCATCGACGTCGGTCACAAGCTGGCGCGCCGCCCGCTGAGCGCCGGCGAGAAGGTCGTCAAATATGGCGTGTCGATCGGGTCCATGACGGTCGCCGCCGAGCGCGGCGCGCATGTTCACCTGCACAATATGAAGAGCGACTATATCGCGAGCCATGCGCGCGACACGCTCGAACGGAGCACGCATCCATGA
- a CDS encoding TonB-dependent receptor, which yields MTAWFGVHGEGLGRSLLVSASVLALAAVGAPVAALAQQAQPDPQAQADANQGDTPPKSTTDPTATPTPENGSVPRDSTNQAAAVAPADAGGEIVVTGLRHSVETAQALKYNSDQFVDSITATDIGKLPDRNVAEALQRISGVQISRNYGEGSGIAIRGLTQVKTELNGRDVFGGSGGRALGFEDVPSELLAGVDVYKDPSAKEIEGGIGGLVNLRTRMPFDQKGFLVAASIGANYFDLSKKTRPNGSLLLSKIWNNTSIGDFGLLVDLSYYDAAFRRDQATIEPYVPSTTIPGHVGETLYLPDGAGIQVTEGKRKRRGLYAAAQWDPASNLHFYGTFFQSRYKIYTPNYSSFVTNSTSSDYLNYMQPNSSGFSFAPDGTFVSGGYNGFVPAYSAPPYVNTALNVLDNTQVAFSKTVTTDWAGGVKWQPTQRLHADLDLQYERATAQTQSYTAFTQKDLAGYNVDLSGGLPSITFQAPPGGASIYDLVAYRFTAIMDHLEDSVATQKAARLDLQWDFDGILTSIQGGLRYTDREAINRSTPYNWTSATPTNADGSPLNLANPISQGVPAPYGALFGGAGADIIGPVPYASAHLFDDPAAAFQTIGGRAITTFGPLDINTQREKTYAGYLAAYFKFDAAVPIDGNIAVRVVKTDNNATGSTRLNYRPDLLPTTSQVTVDQPYSASQSYTKLLPSINLRAHLTPQLQLRAAASKGLARPEFYQLNANRTLSIGYNQVLNGTVVTGYVPSGTNTGGGGNPYLKPLTVDQTDLALEWNASRSTFLYGTLFYKKLKNFIQGVTSNQQVDVPGNGTQTFLYSGYANGTRGTVKGAELGGNTFFDFLPGALSGLGAQANVTYVDSSAPGATGTLANGQQVPTQLQGLSKWSYNIVGLYEKFGISARVAYNWRSSYLADSAGNGTGGIPIYNHAYGQLDASLTYNVTPKASITVDATNLTKERYDSYQYYPQNPRNFELNDRRFGVTLRLRN from the coding sequence ATGACGGCATGGTTCGGCGTTCACGGGGAAGGTCTCGGCAGGTCGCTGCTGGTCAGCGCGTCGGTGCTCGCGCTCGCCGCGGTCGGCGCGCCCGTTGCCGCGCTTGCGCAGCAAGCCCAGCCCGACCCGCAGGCTCAGGCCGACGCCAACCAGGGCGACACGCCGCCCAAGTCGACCACCGACCCCACCGCCACGCCGACGCCCGAGAACGGCTCGGTACCCCGCGACTCCACCAACCAGGCGGCTGCGGTCGCGCCGGCCGACGCGGGCGGCGAGATCGTCGTCACCGGTCTCCGCCACAGCGTCGAGACCGCGCAGGCGCTCAAGTACAACTCGGACCAGTTCGTCGACTCGATCACCGCGACCGACATCGGCAAGCTGCCCGACCGCAACGTCGCCGAGGCACTGCAGCGAATCTCGGGCGTGCAGATCAGCCGCAACTATGGCGAAGGCTCCGGCATCGCCATCCGCGGCCTGACCCAGGTCAAGACGGAGCTGAACGGCCGCGACGTGTTCGGCGGCAGCGGCGGGCGCGCGCTCGGCTTTGAGGACGTGCCGTCGGAGCTGCTCGCCGGGGTCGACGTCTACAAGGATCCGTCCGCCAAGGAGATTGAGGGCGGCATCGGCGGCCTCGTCAACCTGCGCACGCGCATGCCCTTCGACCAAAAGGGTTTCCTCGTCGCGGCAAGCATCGGCGCCAACTATTTCGACCTGTCGAAGAAGACCCGTCCAAACGGCTCGCTCCTTCTCAGCAAGATCTGGAACAACACCTCGATCGGCGACTTCGGCCTGCTCGTCGACCTGTCGTACTACGACGCTGCCTTCCGCCGCGACCAGGCAACCATCGAGCCCTATGTCCCGTCGACCACCATCCCCGGCCATGTCGGCGAGACGCTCTACCTTCCGGACGGTGCCGGCATCCAGGTCACCGAGGGCAAGCGCAAGCGGCGCGGGCTCTACGCGGCGGCGCAGTGGGATCCTGCCAGCAATCTTCACTTCTACGGGACCTTCTTCCAGTCCCGCTACAAGATCTATACTCCCAACTACTCGAGCTTCGTCACCAACAGCACGAGCAGCGACTATCTGAACTACATGCAGCCGAACAGCAGCGGCTTCAGCTTCGCCCCGGACGGGACGTTCGTGTCGGGCGGCTACAACGGCTTCGTTCCCGCCTATTCGGCGCCGCCCTACGTCAACACTGCGCTCAACGTGCTAGACAATACGCAGGTGGCCTTCTCCAAGACGGTGACCACCGACTGGGCCGGCGGCGTCAAGTGGCAGCCGACCCAGCGCCTGCACGCCGACCTCGATCTCCAGTACGAGCGGGCAACCGCGCAGACCCAGAGCTACACCGCCTTCACCCAGAAGGATCTCGCCGGCTACAATGTCGACCTCAGCGGCGGCCTCCCCTCGATCACCTTCCAGGCCCCACCCGGCGGCGCTTCCATCTACGACCTCGTGGCCTATCGCTTCACCGCGATCATGGACCATCTGGAGGACAGCGTGGCGACCCAAAAGGCCGCGCGTCTCGACCTCCAGTGGGACTTCGACGGCATCCTGACCTCGATCCAGGGCGGCCTTCGCTACACCGACCGCGAGGCGATCAACCGCAGCACGCCCTACAACTGGACTAGCGCGACCCCGACCAACGCCGACGGCAGCCCGCTTAACCTCGCCAACCCGATCTCGCAGGGCGTTCCCGCGCCCTACGGTGCGCTGTTCGGGGGCGCCGGGGCGGACATCATCGGTCCCGTGCCCTACGCCTCGGCCCATCTGTTCGACGATCCGGCGGCCGCGTTCCAGACCATCGGTGGGCGGGCGATCACCACCTTCGGTCCGCTCGACATCAACACGCAGCGCGAGAAGACCTACGCGGGCTATCTCGCCGCCTACTTCAAGTTCGACGCGGCGGTGCCGATCGACGGCAACATCGCCGTGCGGGTCGTCAAGACGGACAACAATGCGACCGGCTCGACCCGGCTCAACTATCGCCCGGACCTGCTGCCCACCACTAGCCAGGTCACCGTCGACCAGCCCTATTCGGCCTCGCAGTCCTATACGAAGCTGCTTCCGAGCATCAATTTGCGGGCGCATCTCACGCCGCAACTGCAGCTTCGCGCCGCCGCCTCCAAGGGGCTGGCGCGACCCGAGTTCTACCAGCTGAACGCCAATCGCACGCTGTCGATCGGCTACAACCAGGTGCTGAACGGAACGGTCGTCACCGGCTATGTCCCGAGCGGCACCAACACCGGTGGCGGCGGCAACCCCTATCTGAAGCCGCTCACCGTCGACCAGACCGACCTTGCGCTGGAATGGAACGCCTCGCGCTCTACCTTCCTGTACGGCACGCTGTTCTACAAGAAGCTCAAGAACTTCATCCAGGGCGTAACGTCCAACCAGCAGGTCGACGTGCCCGGCAACGGCACCCAGACCTTCCTGTACAGCGGCTACGCCAACGGAACCCGCGGCACGGTCAAAGGCGCGGAGCTCGGCGGAAACACCTTCTTCGACTTCCTGCCCGGCGCCCTCTCCGGGCTCGGGGCGCAGGCCAACGTCACCTATGTCGACAGCAGCGCCCCGGGTGCAACCGGCACGCTGGCGAACGGCCAGCAGGTCCCGACGCAGCTGCAGGGCCTGTCCAAGTGGAGCTACAACATCGTCGGGCTTTACGAGAAGTTCGGGATCAGCGCCCGCGTCGCCTACAACTGGCGCAGCAGCTACCTCGCGGATTCGGCCGGCAACGGCACCGGCGGCATCCCGATCTACAACCATGCCTACGGCCAGCTCGATGCCTCGCTGACCTACAACGTCACGCCCAAGGCCTCGATCACCGTCGACGCGACGAACCTCACCAAGGAACGCTACGACAGCTATCAATATTATCCGCAGAACCCGCGCAACTTCGAGCTTAACGATCGGCGCTTCGGGGTCACCCTCCGCCTCCGCAACTAG
- a CDS encoding UxaA family hydrolase, whose amino-acid sequence MIPAWLRADGRKGIRNVVAVAYLVECAHHVARRIVDKADDLDVHLIGFPGCYPNSYADKVMKAIATHPNVGGLVIVSLGCESFNRESLAATVAASGRPVETLVIQEVGGTAATIAAGLEAVRRVKAAADLATRGTMDVGELVVGTICGGSDGTSGISANPAVGRAFDRLVAEGATCIFEETGELVGCEAVMAERAVTSELGQELMASVAKAERYYTIMGFGSFAPGNAEGGLTTQEEKSMGAYSKSGSSPISGIVKPGDVPPPGGLYMLDVVPDGEPRFGFPNISDNAEIVELMACGAHVNLFTTGRGSVVGSAIAPVIKIFANPETARRLADDMDVNAGRILEGAASIEEVGAEIYERTLAVASGERSASEALGHQEFILTYKSFEPSGPACMPARSMS is encoded by the coding sequence ATGATCCCCGCCTGGCTTCGCGCGGACGGTCGCAAGGGCATCCGCAATGTCGTCGCGGTCGCCTATCTGGTCGAGTGCGCGCACCATGTCGCGCGTCGCATCGTCGACAAGGCCGACGACCTCGATGTCCACCTGATCGGATTCCCGGGCTGCTATCCCAACAGCTATGCCGACAAGGTGATGAAGGCGATCGCGACCCACCCGAATGTCGGTGGGCTGGTGATCGTCTCGCTCGGCTGCGAAAGCTTCAACCGCGAGTCCCTGGCCGCGACGGTGGCCGCGAGCGGCCGACCGGTCGAGACGCTCGTGATCCAGGAGGTCGGCGGCACCGCGGCGACGATCGCCGCCGGGCTGGAGGCGGTGCGGCGCGTCAAGGCCGCGGCCGACCTCGCGACCCGCGGAACGATGGACGTCGGCGAACTGGTGGTCGGCACCATCTGCGGCGGGTCCGACGGGACCAGCGGCATCTCCGCCAACCCGGCGGTCGGTCGCGCGTTCGACCGCCTCGTCGCCGAGGGCGCGACCTGCATCTTCGAGGAGACGGGCGAGCTCGTCGGCTGCGAGGCGGTGATGGCCGAGCGGGCGGTGACATCCGAGCTCGGGCAGGAGCTGATGGCGAGCGTCGCCAAGGCGGAGCGCTACTACACGATCATGGGCTTCGGCAGCTTCGCGCCCGGCAATGCCGAGGGCGGGCTGACGACCCAGGAGGAGAAGTCGATGGGCGCCTATTCCAAGTCCGGCAGCTCGCCCATCTCCGGCATCGTCAAGCCGGGCGACGTCCCCCCGCCAGGCGGACTCTACATGCTCGACGTCGTTCCCGACGGCGAGCCGCGCTTCGGCTTCCCCAACATCTCGGACAATGCGGAGATCGTCGAGCTGATGGCCTGCGGCGCGCATGTGAACCTGTTCACCACCGGCCGCGGGTCGGTGGTCGGCTCGGCGATCGCCCCCGTCATCAAGATCTTCGCCAATCCGGAGACCGCCCGGCGGCTGGCCGACGACATGGACGTCAACGCGGGCCGGATCCTCGAAGGTGCGGCGAGCATCGAGGAGGTCGGCGCCGAGATCTACGAGCGGACGCTGGCGGTCGCGAGCGGCGAGCGCAGCGCGTCGGAGGCGCTCGGGCATCAGGAATTCATCCTCACCTACAAGAGCTTCGAGCCGAGCGGTCCCGCCTGCATGCCGGCGAGATCCATGTCGTGA
- a CDS encoding SDR family oxidoreductase, which yields MSGRLAGKRVLITAAGQGIGRASAELFIAEGAQLFATDVDAAKLVGLDCTTMKLDVRDARAIAAMPERTGPVDVLLNCAGFVHHGSLLDCDEDSWALSNELNVTAMYRTIRAYLPAMLAAGGGSIVNVASIASSIKGIPNRFAYGTTKAAVIGLTKSVAADFVAQGIRCNAICPGTVDSPSLQQRLHDTGDYAHARRDFEARQPMNRLGRPAEVAALALYLASDESSFTTGQTHIVDGGWIN from the coding sequence GTGAGCGGGCGGCTGGCCGGCAAGCGCGTCCTCATCACCGCGGCGGGGCAGGGGATCGGTCGTGCCAGCGCCGAGCTGTTCATCGCCGAAGGTGCGCAGCTGTTCGCCACCGACGTCGATGCGGCCAAGCTGGTTGGGCTCGACTGCACCACCATGAAACTCGATGTCCGCGATGCACGGGCGATCGCCGCCATGCCCGAGCGGACCGGGCCGGTCGACGTGCTGCTGAACTGCGCCGGCTTCGTTCACCACGGCAGCCTGCTCGACTGCGACGAGGATAGCTGGGCGCTGTCGAACGAACTCAACGTCACCGCGATGTACCGGACGATCCGCGCCTATCTCCCCGCCATGCTGGCGGCGGGCGGGGGCAGCATCGTCAACGTCGCGTCGATCGCCAGCTCGATCAAGGGCATTCCCAACCGCTTCGCCTACGGCACGACCAAGGCGGCGGTGATCGGGCTGACCAAATCGGTCGCGGCCGACTTCGTCGCGCAGGGCATCCGCTGCAATGCGATCTGCCCGGGCACGGTGGACTCGCCGTCGCTGCAGCAGCGGCTGCACGACACCGGCGACTATGCGCATGCCCGCCGTGATTTCGAGGCACGCCAGCCGATGAACCGGCTCGGCCGACCCGCGGAGGTGGCGGCGCTCGCGCTTTATCTCGCAAGCGACGAGTCGAGCTTCACGACCGGACAGACCCACATCGTGGATGGCGGCTGGATCAACTAA
- a CDS encoding L-rhamnose mutarotase — protein MGEPGRRLLLLDLKDDAALIAAYERWHEPGAVPAAVVRSIRAAGIVGMEIFRCGTRLAMIVETSPAFDPAAKAAADLDDPDVVAWERLMDGFQQALPWSEPGTKWIEARRIFSLDEQP, from the coding sequence ATGGGCGAACCCGGGCGCCGGCTGTTGCTGCTCGATCTCAAGGACGACGCGGCGCTGATCGCCGCCTACGAGCGCTGGCATGAACCGGGGGCGGTGCCGGCCGCCGTCGTCCGCAGCATCCGCGCGGCCGGGATCGTCGGCATGGAGATCTTCCGTTGCGGAACCCGGCTGGCGATGATCGTGGAAACGAGCCCCGCCTTCGATCCCGCCGCGAAGGCGGCCGCCGACCTTGACGACCCGGATGTCGTCGCCTGGGAGCGGCTGATGGACGGGTTCCAGCAGGCGCTGCCGTGGAGCGAACCCGGGACCAAGTGGATCGAAGCTCGCCGCATCTTCTCCCTCGACGAGCAGCCCTGA
- a CDS encoding tryptophan halogenase family protein, protein MSGPASFDPVRSILIVGGGTAGWIAAAMLARSLPRDRVRITLLESEEIGTVGVGEATIPPIRELNAMLGIDEDAFVRATQASFKLGIAFEDWHSVGERYFHPFGRFGASLGTLPFQSYWHELSRRDADRAGPLLAYSLPGMAAAAGRFCRPSPDPRNALSNISYAFHFDASLYARFLRSVAEGGGVERVEGRAVATRMTADGAIEAVVLSDGRTLDADFFIDASGFRGLLIEEALKTGYEDWRHWLPCDSAIALPTSAHEPPRPYTRSIAGPAGWQWRIPLQHRTGNGHVFCSAFLSADEAEAQLRSSVAGRPLAEAKRLRFTTGRRRVAWNRNVLAVGLAAGFLEPLESTSIHLVQSAITRLLALFPDRGFAPADLAYYNHATAREYERIRDFLVLHYHATERRDSAFWEHCRAMAIPDTLRERLDLYRSRGRFFPAEFDLFLEPSWVAVMEGQGVRPAAPDPLAAVHAERLAELLPRIRGTIAAAVTAMPPHERFIAEHCRAPAAA, encoded by the coding sequence GTGTCCGGTCCCGCGTCCTTCGACCCTGTTCGTTCCATCCTGATCGTCGGTGGCGGCACTGCCGGCTGGATCGCGGCGGCCATGCTTGCCCGCAGCCTGCCCCGCGACCGGGTTCGCATCACGCTGCTGGAGTCGGAGGAGATTGGGACCGTCGGGGTGGGCGAGGCGACCATCCCGCCGATCCGCGAACTGAACGCGATGCTCGGGATCGACGAGGATGCGTTCGTCCGGGCGACCCAGGCGAGCTTCAAGCTCGGCATCGCGTTCGAGGACTGGCACTCGGTCGGCGAGCGCTACTTCCATCCGTTCGGGCGGTTCGGAGCCTCGCTCGGCACGCTGCCGTTCCAGAGCTACTGGCACGAGCTGAGTCGCCGCGACGCGGACCGGGCTGGACCGCTGCTCGCCTACAGCCTGCCTGGCATGGCCGCCGCCGCGGGGCGGTTCTGCCGACCAAGCCCCGACCCGCGAAATGCGCTGTCGAACATCAGCTATGCCTTCCATTTCGACGCCAGCCTCTACGCCCGCTTCCTGCGGAGCGTGGCGGAGGGTGGTGGAGTGGAGCGCGTCGAAGGTCGCGCAGTGGCGACCCGGATGACCGCCGACGGGGCCATCGAGGCCGTCGTGCTGAGCGACGGGCGGACGCTTGACGCCGACTTCTTCATCGACGCCTCGGGTTTCCGCGGCCTGCTGATCGAGGAGGCGCTGAAGACCGGCTACGAGGACTGGCGGCACTGGCTTCCGTGCGACAGCGCGATCGCCCTGCCGACCAGCGCGCACGAGCCGCCACGCCCCTACACGCGGTCGATTGCCGGGCCGGCCGGCTGGCAGTGGCGGATCCCATTGCAGCACCGGACAGGCAACGGGCATGTCTTCTGCAGCGCCTTCCTTTCGGCAGACGAGGCGGAGGCGCAGCTGCGGTCATCGGTGGCGGGGCGACCGCTCGCCGAAGCGAAGCGGCTCCGCTTCACCACCGGGCGTCGGCGGGTGGCCTGGAACCGCAACGTGCTGGCCGTCGGTCTGGCGGCGGGGTTCCTCGAACCGCTGGAGTCCACCAGCATCCATCTCGTCCAGTCGGCGATCACGCGGCTGCTGGCGCTGTTCCCCGATCGCGGCTTCGCGCCCGCCGACCTGGCCTATTACAACCACGCGACCGCGCGCGAATATGAGCGCATCCGCGACTTCTTGGTGCTTCACTATCACGCGACCGAGCGGCGCGACTCTGCCTTCTGGGAACATTGCCGGGCGATGGCGATCCCCGACACGCTGCGCGAGCGGCTCGACCTCTATCGCAGCCGCGGACGTTTCTTCCCCGCCGAGTTCGACCTGTTTCTCGAGCCGAGCTGGGTGGCGGTGATGGAAGGGCAGGGAGTCCGACCCGCGGCCCCGGACCCGCTGGCGGCGGTCCATGCCGAGCGCCTGGCCGAACTGCTGCCGCGGATCCGCGGGACCATCGCCGCCGCGGTGACGGCGATGCCGCCCCACGAGCGCTTCATCGCCGAGCATTGCCGCGCGCCGGCGGCCGCCTAG
- a CDS encoding fumarylacetoacetate hydrolase family protein, protein MKLVRHGEAGRERPGLIDAAGVLRDLSGVIPDVTGATLAPATLERLAALDSQTLPAVDGSPRLGPCVGQVGKFLCIGLNYSDHAAETGASVPPEPVLFTKATSAIIGPNDTVRIPRGSTKTDWEVELGIVIGTAAKYVSEDEAPQHIAGYCLINDVSERAYQLERHGTWDKGKGCDTFGPVGPWLVTADEVGDPTALAMWLAVNGRRFQDGSTATMVYKPAFLVSYLSQFMTLHPGDLISTGTPPGVGMGQKPPVYLKAGDVMTLGIEKLGEQRQQVVAD, encoded by the coding sequence ATGAAACTGGTACGCCATGGAGAAGCGGGTCGCGAGCGCCCGGGCTTGATCGACGCCGCGGGCGTGCTGCGCGACCTGTCGGGCGTGATCCCGGACGTCACGGGGGCGACGCTCGCGCCGGCGACGCTGGAGCGGCTGGCCGCGCTGGATTCGCAGACGCTGCCGGCGGTCGACGGTTCGCCGCGGCTGGGGCCGTGCGTAGGGCAGGTCGGCAAGTTCCTCTGCATCGGCCTCAACTATTCTGACCATGCGGCCGAGACCGGGGCCAGCGTTCCGCCCGAACCTGTGCTGTTCACCAAGGCGACGAGCGCGATCATCGGACCGAACGACACGGTCCGCATCCCGCGCGGCTCGACCAAGACCGACTGGGAGGTCGAGCTCGGCATCGTGATCGGCACCGCCGCGAAATATGTTTCGGAAGACGAGGCGCCGCAGCACATCGCCGGATACTGCCTCATCAACGATGTGTCCGAACGCGCGTATCAGCTCGAGCGGCATGGCACCTGGGACAAGGGCAAGGGCTGCGACACGTTCGGGCCGGTCGGACCCTGGCTGGTGACCGCCGACGAGGTTGGCGATCCCACCGCGCTCGCCATGTGGCTGGCGGTGAACGGTCGTCGCTTCCAGGACGGCTCGACCGCGACGATGGTCTACAAGCCGGCGTTCCTCGTCAGCTACCTGAGCCAGTTCATGACCCTTCACCCGGGCGACCTCATTTCGACCGGGACGCCGCCCGGCGTCGGCATGGGGCAGAAGCCCCCGGTCTACCTGAAGGCAGGCGACGTGATGACGCTCGGCATCGAGAAGCTGGGCGAACAGCGCCAGCAGGTCGTTGCCGATTGA
- a CDS encoding DUF5597 domain-containing protein has translation MRYSLGALALLALALPAAAFAQSAAIPHLESRGGKHALIVDGAPFLMLGAQVNNSSNYPAALPEVWPMLDRIGANTVEVPVAWQQVEPVEGRFDFSFVQTLLDGSRTHDKRLVLLWFGTWKNTSPGYTPDWVKLDNRRFPRMKTKDGKDHYVHTPLARSTLEADKRAFVRLIEYLRDHDSDHRVILVQVENETGSYGSPRDYSAEADRLFRGPVPAALARALHKQPGTWTQLFGEQADRAFNTWYTARYVGEIAAAGKAVKPLPMYVNASLGDPFKIPAPTAVASGGPQQDVIDIWKAAAPAIDYAAPDIYDRKNADVTAYLDAYARPDNALAVPEMGNALEYARYFYAAVGRGAIGFSPFGMDDTGYSNYPLGAKQLDVETLNAFAQKYRLFAKANRDWARIAFERPTWGVAKPDDGQPQSTTMGDWTIKASYGEWQFGHRTDTWIKSEPPPWDKQPVGGAVVAQLSPNEFLLTGDHVRLDFGTRPGGPAHGMVVRVEEGHFAAGKWVVDRLWNGDQTDYGINLVDRPVWLKVVMGSYR, from the coding sequence TTGCGTTATTCCCTCGGCGCGCTGGCGCTGCTGGCCCTCGCGCTGCCGGCTGCGGCATTCGCCCAGTCCGCCGCCATCCCGCATCTCGAGAGCCGCGGCGGCAAGCACGCGCTGATCGTCGACGGCGCGCCCTTCCTGATGCTCGGGGCGCAGGTCAACAACAGCAGCAACTACCCGGCCGCCCTCCCCGAGGTGTGGCCGATGCTCGACCGGATCGGCGCCAACACGGTCGAGGTGCCGGTCGCCTGGCAGCAGGTCGAGCCGGTCGAGGGCCGGTTCGACTTCTCCTTCGTGCAGACGCTGCTCGACGGTTCGCGCACCCACGACAAGCGGCTTGTCCTCCTCTGGTTCGGGACCTGGAAGAACACCTCGCCCGGCTACACGCCCGACTGGGTCAAGCTCGACAACCGCCGCTTTCCGCGCATGAAGACCAAGGACGGCAAGGACCATTATGTCCATACGCCGCTCGCCCGCTCGACGCTGGAGGCCGACAAGCGCGCCTTCGTCCGGCTGATCGAATATCTGCGCGATCACGACTCGGACCACCGGGTCATCCTCGTCCAGGTTGAGAACGAGACCGGCAGCTACGGCAGCCCGCGCGACTATTCGGCGGAAGCCGACCGGCTGTTCCGCGGCCCGGTACCCGCGGCGCTGGCGCGCGCGCTGCACAAGCAACCGGGAACCTGGACCCAGCTGTTCGGCGAGCAGGCCGACCGCGCCTTCAACACCTGGTACACCGCCCGCTACGTCGGCGAGATCGCCGCCGCGGGCAAGGCGGTGAAGCCGTTGCCGATGTACGTCAACGCCTCGCTTGGCGACCCCTTCAAGATCCCCGCTCCGACCGCGGTCGCGAGCGGCGGCCCGCAGCAAGACGTCATCGACATCTGGAAGGCCGCGGCGCCCGCGATCGATTATGCGGCGCCCGACATCTACGACCGCAAGAACGCGGACGTGACGGCCTATCTCGACGCTTACGCCCGCCCCGACAATGCGCTTGCCGTGCCGGAGATGGGGAACGCGCTCGAATATGCGCGCTACTTCTACGCCGCCGTCGGGCGCGGGGCGATCGGCTTCAGTCCGTTCGGCATGGATGACACCGGCTATTCCAACTATCCGCTCGGCGCCAAGCAGCTCGACGTCGAGACGCTGAACGCGTTCGCGCAGAAGTACCGCCTGTTCGCCAAGGCGAACCGCGACTGGGCCCGGATCGCCTTCGAGCGTCCAACTTGGGGCGTCGCAAAGCCCGATGACGGTCAGCCGCAGTCGACCACTATGGGCGACTGGACGATCAAGGCGAGCTACGGTGAGTGGCAGTTCGGTCATCGCACCGACACCTGGATCAAGTCCGAACCGCCGCCGTGGGACAAGCAGCCGGTTGGCGGCGCGGTCGTTGCCCAGCTTTCCCCCAACGAGTTCCTGCTGACCGGCGACCATGTCCGGCTGGACTTTGGCACCCGCCCGGGCGGTCCTGCCCACGGCATGGTGGTGCGCGTCGAGGAAGGCCATTTCGCGGCCGGCAAATGGGTGGTCGACCGGCTGTGGAACGGCGACCAGACCGACTATGGCATCAACCTCGTCGACCGGCCGGTGTGGCTGAAGGTGGTGATGGGCAGCTACCGCTAG